The following are encoded in a window of Chlorocebus sabaeus isolate Y175 chromosome 22, mChlSab1.0.hap1, whole genome shotgun sequence genomic DNA:
- the PROK2 gene encoding prokineticin-2, which translates to MRSPRCAPLLLLLLLPPLLLTPRVGDAAVITGACDKDSQCGGGMCCAVSIWVKSIRICTPMGKLGDSCHPLTRKVPFVGRRMHHTCPCLPGLACLRTSFNRFICLARK; encoded by the exons ATGAGAAGCCCGCGCTGCGCCCCactcctgctcctcctgctgctgccgccgctgcTGCTCACACCCCGCGTCGGGGACGCCGCCGTGATCACCGGG GCTTGTGACAAGGACTCCCAATGTGGTGGAGGCATGTGCTGTGCTGTCAGTATCTGGGTTAAGAGCATAAGGATTTGCACACCTATGGGCAAACTGGGAGACAGCTGCCATCCACTGACTCGTAAA gtTCCATTTGTTGGGCGGAGGATGCATCACACTTGCCCATGTCTGCCAGGCTTGGCCTGTTTACGGACTTCATTTAACCGATTTATTTGTTTAGCCCGAAAGTAA